One Setaria italica strain Yugu1 chromosome II, Setaria_italica_v2.0, whole genome shotgun sequence DNA segment encodes these proteins:
- the LOC101759119 gene encoding LOW QUALITY PROTEIN: myosin-6-like (The sequence of the model RefSeq protein was modified relative to this genomic sequence to represent the inferred CDS: inserted 1 base in 1 codon), whose amino-acid sequence MASKVRFTVGSQVWVEDADVAWIDGLVEEVQGDELIINCSSGKKVTANVSSVYPKDAEAKRCGVEDMTRLAYLNEPGVLQNLKSRYAMNEIYTYTGNILIAVNPFQRLPHLYNNHMMGIYKGAEFGELSPHPFAIADHAYRLMINYGKSQAILVSGESGAGKTESTKSLMQYLAFMGGKAQSGGRSVQQQVLESNPVLEAFGNAKTVRNNNSSRFGKFVEIQFDQNGKISGAAIRTYLLERSRVCQISDPERNYHCFYMLCSAPPEDRERYKLGDAASFHYLNQSSCIKLDAMDDASEYIITRRAMDIVGISSDEQDAIFRVVAAILHLGNVEFSEGSEADSSVPKDEKSQFHLKTAAELFMCDEKALEESLCKRVMATRGESIVKNLDARAAALSRDALARIVYSRLFDWLVNKINTSIGQDLSSKLLIGVLDIYGFESFKTNSFEQFCINLTNEKLQQHFNQHVFKMEQEEYTKEEIDWSYIQFVDNQEILDLIEKKPGGIIALLDETCMLRNSTHEIFAEKLYQKFKGNPHFSRPKFSRSDFTIHHYAGNVTYQTDLFLDKNIDYAVNEHQVLLNASRCSFVSSLFPPSEQSTKSTKFTSIGSSFKQQLQSLLETLSATEPHYIRCIKPNNVLKPAIFENSNVLQQLRCGGVLEAIRISCLGYPTRRRFDEFVDRFGVLLPEVLGESYDEVTATNMLLEKVNLTGYQIGKTKVFLRAGQMAELDALRTEVLGRSATKIQRKVRSYLARKNFIQLRISATQLQAVCRGQIARHYYEDLRREAASLTIQTCYRMHFARKNYRNLCSASTTIQSGLRGMAARKELHFRLQTKAAVIIQSFWRSYAARSRYMSLKKASITTQCAWRGRVARKELRKLKMAAKETGALQAAKNKLEKQVEELTWRLQLEKRIRSDMEEAKTQENRKLQQQLQELQLQSKETKDLLKREQENAKEALEKAALVPEVQVDTTLVDKLTSENENLKALVGSLETKIDETEQKFEEMKKAREEWMNKAADAESKINELTNTVLSFQEKVTTMEAENQLLRQQALLRTPVRTIPENASPKSNLTNGSPRSEQMTPHGTPPARKEYGSFAQPRASFFEKQHESVDALINCVSENIGFSEGKPVAAITIYKCLVHWKIFETEKTSVFDRLIQIFGSAMQKHDSNEDLAYWLSNSSTLLIMLQKSLKAAGTTGTSPQKRPQTQSSFLGRMVFRSSNITVDMDLVRQIEAKYPAFLFKQQLTAFVEGLYGMIRDNVKKDLSSLLSYAIQVPRTVKASMVRGRSFGSSSLPRGRSFSNQASYWQAMVDNLNELLKILQDNCVPSIFIRKIFTQVFSFINAQLFNSLLVRHECCSFSNGEYVKQGLAQLEAWCGEVKPEYAGSALDELKHIRQAVGFLVIFKKFRXSYDEIVNDFSPVLSVQQLYKICTQYWDDKYNTESVSEEVLEEMRTSMTKESNQDTLENTFLLDDEISMPISLEEIADSMDAKEFQRVTPPQELTAMPAFQFLKS is encoded by the exons ATG GCATCCAAAGTTCGTTTTACAGTGGGTTCTCAAGTTTGGGTTGAGGATGCTGATGTGGCTTGGATTGATGGGCTGGTGGAGGAGGTCCAGGGAGATGAATTAATAATAAATTGCAGTTCTGGGAAGAAG GTTACTGCCAATGTCTCGAGTGTGTATCCTAAGGATGCAGAAGCGAAGCGCTGTGGTGTTGAGGATATGACGAGGCTGGCTTATCTAAATGAACCAGGGGTTCTACAAAACTTGAAGTCTAGATATGCAATGAATGAAATATAT ACTTATACGGGGAACATATTAATAGCTGTCAATCCATTTCAAAGACTTCCCCACCTTTACAACAATCACATGATGGGAATTTATAAAGGAGCAGAATTCGGCGAGCTGAGTCCCCATCCTTTTGCCATTGCGGACCATGCATATAG GCTTATGATTAATTATGGTAAAAGCCAAGCCATATTAGTGAGTGGCGAAAGTGGAGCTGGTAAGACAGAAAGCACTAAAAGTCTTATGCAGTATCTTGCATTTATGGGTGGCAAAGCTCAATCTGGAGGAAGGTCAGTGCAACAACAAGTACTTGAG TCCAATCCTGTTCTTGAGGCATTTGGAAATGCAAAAACAGTCAGGAATAACAATTCGAG TCGCTTCGGCAAATTTGTCGAGATCCAGTTTGACCAGAATGGGAAGATTTCAGGAGCTGCCATAAGAACTTACCTCCTTGAAAGATCTCGTGTCTGTCAAATATCTGACCCAGAAAGGAACTATCATTGCTTTTACATGCTATGTTCTGCACCACCTGAG GACCGTGAGAGATATAAATTAGGAGACGCCGCATCATTTCACTATCTTAACCAGTCTAGTTGCATTAAACTAGATGCGATGGATGATGCCTCAGAATATATCATAACTAGGAGGGCAATGGACATTGTGGGCATTAGTTCGGATGAACAG GATGCAATATTTAGAGTTGTAGCTGCTATTCTTCATTTGGGCAAcgtggaattttcagaagggagcgaagcagattcttCTGTACCCAAAGATGAAAAATCCCAGTTCCATCTTAAGACAGCTGCGGAGCTTTTCAT GTGTGACGAAAAGGCTCTTGAAGAATCTTTGTGTAAGCGTGTTATGGCAACACGTGGTGAAAGTATCGTGAAAAATTTAGATGCGCGAGCAGCAGCTCTTAGTAGAGATGCATTGGCCAGAATTGTTTACTCTCGTTTGTTTGATTG GCTTGTAAATAAGATCAATACTTCAATCGGACAAGATTTAAGCTCAAAGCTTTTGATTGGTGTGCTGGATATATATGGTTTTGAGAGTTTCAAGACAAACAG TTTCGAGCAGTTCTGTATCAACTTAACTAACGAGAAGCTGCAGCAACACTTTAATCAG CATGTGTTTAAGATGGAACAAGAAGAATATACAAAGGAAGAAATTGATTGGAGTTATATCCAGTTTGTGGACAACCAAGAAATTCTTGATCTTATTGAGAAG AAACCAGGGGGTATAATTGCTCTACTGGATGAGACTTG CATGTTGCGAAATTCAACCCATGAAATATTTGCTGAAAAGCTTTATCAAAAATTTAAGGGGAACCCACACTTCAGTAGGCCTAAATTCTCGCGGTCTGATTTCACTATTCATCACTACGCTGGAAAT GTTACATATCAAACAGATCTATTCTTGGATAAGAACATTGATTATGCTGTGAACGAGCATCAAGTTTTGTTAAATGCTTCTAGATGTTCATTCGTTTCAAGTCTTTTCCCACCTTCTGAACAATCAACTAAATCCACGAAATTTACATCAATAGGTTCGAGCTTTAAG CAACAACTACAATCTTTGCTTGAAACTCTGAGTGCAACAGAACCACATTACATCCGCTGCATAAAGCCCAATAATGTTCTCAAGCCAGCAATTTTCGAGAACAGTAATGTTCTCCAGCAACTTCGATGTGGG GGAGTATTAGAGGCAATACGAATAAGCTGTCTAGGATATCCAACAAGGCGTAGATTTGATGAATTTGTTGATCGTTTTGGCGTCTTACTACCTGAGGTACTTGGTGAAAG TTATGATGAAGTTACTGCTACAAACATGCTTCTTGAGAAAGTCAATCTCACAGGCTATCAG ATAGGGAAAACTAAAGTGTTTCTGCGGGCTGGTCAAATGGCTGAGTTAGATGCTCTGAGAACTGAGGTGTTGGGTCGTTCTGCTACCAAAATCCAGAGAAAAGTTCGGTCTTACCTAGCTCGCAAAAATTTCATTCAACTGCGAATATCTGCTACGCAGCTTCAGGCTGTTTGCAGAG GACAaattgcaagacattattatgAAGATCTCCGCAGGGAGGCTGCTTCATTGACAATACAAACCTGCTATCGTATGCACTTTGCAAGGAAGAACTACAGAAATCTCTGTTCTGCATCAACTACTATCCAATCTGGTCTACGTGGTATGGCTGCTCGCAAGGAACTCCATTTCCGTCTGCAAACAAAAGCTGCGGTGATTATTCAG AGTTTCTGGCGTAGTTATGCGGCGCGTTCCCGATACATGAGCTTGAAGAAGGCATCTATTACTACTCAATGTGCTTGGAGAGGAAGAGTGGCCAGAAAAGAACTTCGGAAACTTAAAATG GCTGCTAAAGAAACTGGCGCTCTCCAAGCTGCCAAGAATAAATTAGAGAAGCAAGTGGAGGAGCTCACCTGGCGGCTGCAATTAGAGAAACGCATCAGG AGTGACATGGAAGAAGCTAAGACACAAGAAAATAGGAAGTTGCAACAACAATTGCAGGAACTACAATTACAGTCCAAGGAGACAAAGGATCTGTTGAAAAGGGAACAAGAAAATGCGAAAGAAGCACTGGAGAAAGCTGCCTTAGTACCAGAGGTTCAAGTTGATACAACTCTCGTTGATAAACTCACTTCTGAAAATGAGAATCTTAAG GCTTTAGTGGGCTCTCTTGAGACCAAAATTGATGAAACAGAACAGAAGTTTGAAGAAATGAAGAAAGCTAGGGAAGAGTGGATGAATAAAGCTGCAGATGCTGAGTCAAAGATAAATGAACTGACCAACACAGTGCTAAG TTTTCAAGAAAAGGTAACCACTATGGAAGCAGAAAATCAATTACTTCGGCAGCAGGCACTGTTGCGTACTCCTGTTAGAACAATTCCTGAGAATGCATCTCCAAAATCT AATTTGACTAATGGCAGTCCACGTAGTGAACAAATG ACACCTCATGGCACTCCTCCAGCTCGCAAGGAATATGGGAGCTTTGCACAGCCTAGAGCATCCTTTTTTGAGAAGCAGCAT GAGAGTGTTGATGCACTTATAAACTGTGTTAGTGAAAATATTGGCTTTAGTGAAGGAAAGCCAGTTGCTGCAATAACCATATATAAGTGTCTTGTGCATTGGAAGATCTTTGAAACAGAAAAAACTAGTGTTTTTGATCGTCTTATTCAAATTTTTGGTTCTGCAATGCAG AAACACGATAGCAATGAGGATCTTGCATACTGGTTATCGAATTCATCGACTTTATTGATCATGCTTCAAAAGAGCCTAAAAGCTGCTGGCACAACAGGAACTAGTCCACAGAAAAGACCACAGACTCAATCATCATTCCTTGGGAGGATG GTGTTCCGCTCTTCAAACATCACTGTTGATATGGACCTTGTGCGCCAAATCGAGGCCAAGTATCCTGCTTTTCTTTTTAAGCAGCAACTTACAGCATTTGTGGAAGGCTTATATGGAATGATCCGAGACAATGTGAAAAAAGATCTTTCTTCATTGCTGTCATATGCTATTCAG GTCCCAAGAACTGTGAAAGCTAGTATGGTGAGGGGGCGTTCTTTTGGATCATCAAGTTTGCCAAGGGGACGTTCATTTTCAAATCAAGCTAGTTATTGGCAGGCCATGGTTGACAATTTGAATGAACTCTTGAAAATTTTGCAAGACAATTGT GTCCCATCTATTTTTATCCGGAAGATATTTACCCAGGTTTTCTCATTTATCAATGCACAACTTTTCAATAG CCTTCTTGTACGTCATGAGTGCTGCTCTTTCAGTAATGGAGAGTATGTGAAACAAGGATTGGCACAACTAGAGGCATGGTGTGGAGAAGTCAAGCCAGAG TATGCAGGATCTGCATTGGATGAACTCAAGCATATCAGGCAAGCTGTTGGTTTCTTG GTCATATTCAAAAAGTTCA TTTCTTACGATGAGATAGTCAACGATTTTTCCCC GGTACTAAGTGTACAGCAGCTCTACAAAATATGCACTCAGTACTGGGATGACAAATATAACACAGAGAGCGTGTCAGAAGAG GTCCTTGAGGAGATGCGAACATCGATGACCAAAGAATCGAACCAGGACACTCTAGAGAACACCTTTTTACTGGATGATGAAATTAG CATGCCTATATCACTTGAAGAGATAGCAGATTCTATGGATGCCAAAGAATTCCAGAGGGTCACCCCACCACAAGAACTTACTGCAATGCCTGCCTTTCAATTCTTGAAGAGCTGA